From Stenotrophomonas maltophilia, a single genomic window includes:
- a CDS encoding polyhydroxyalkanoic acid system family protein, whose protein sequence is MSTIDVRHAHALPDAQARAAIEQVAAKLSERFGLKSSWTADVLNFSGSGVDGAIELQPGAVRVTAKLGFLLSAMKGMVEGEIQRVLKEKLG, encoded by the coding sequence ATGTCCACCATCGATGTCCGCCACGCCCACGCCCTGCCCGACGCACAGGCGCGCGCGGCAATCGAACAGGTTGCCGCCAAGCTGTCCGAGCGCTTCGGCCTGAAGTCCTCGTGGACCGCCGATGTGCTGAATTTCTCCGGCAGCGGCGTGGACGGCGCGATCGAACTGCAGCCGGGCGCCGTGCGCGTGACCGCCAAGCTGGGCTTCCTGCTGTCGGCGATGAAGGGCATGGTCGAAGGCGAGATCCAGCGCGTGCTGAAGGAAAAGCTGGGCTGA
- a CDS encoding type II toxin-antitoxin system HicB family antitoxin → MRYPVLIEAGDERTAWGVVVPDLPGCFSAADTLDDALSAAEEAALAWIDAALDDGRSIPTPSAPQKIAAEASRDTRWILAYICIDPALLDDTIERVNISLPRRILARLDAQARAAGESRSSYIAHLAALG, encoded by the coding sequence ATGCGCTATCCAGTCTTGATCGAGGCAGGCGATGAACGTACCGCGTGGGGCGTCGTCGTTCCGGATCTGCCCGGGTGCTTCTCGGCGGCCGACACGCTTGATGATGCGCTCAGCGCTGCGGAAGAGGCTGCGCTTGCCTGGATCGACGCGGCCCTGGATGACGGGCGCTCGATTCCGACACCTTCCGCACCCCAGAAGATCGCCGCCGAGGCATCAAGGGACACCCGCTGGATTCTTGCCTACATCTGCATTGACCCGGCGCTGCTGGACGACACCATCGAGCGGGTCAACATCAGCCTGCCACGCCGGATCCTGGCGAGACTGGATGCACAGGCAAGAGCGGCGGGTGAATCGCGTTCCAGTTACATCGCCCATCTGGCTGCATTGGGCTGA
- a CDS encoding formimidoylglutamate deiminase, whose translation MSDSRSPHRFHAAHALLAGGWARDVQLQVQDGRITDIRAGQGTQPGDTRVGILVPGLPNLHSHAFQRGMAGLTEIGGGDGDSFWSWRELMYRFLAHLRPDAVQAIAAQAYMEMLESGFTRVGEFHYLHHDADGRPYANRAEMSARIAAAAEQTGIGLTLLPVFYAHADFGGAAPNPAQRRLIHDVDGFAQLLEAAKPALDALPDAVLGIAPHSLRAVTGEELGALLPLTEGPVHIHIAEQVREVEACLAWSGQRPVQWLYNHVPVDARWCLVHATHITDDERAAIVASQAVAGLCPITEANLGDGLFPMQAFAREGGRFGVGSDSNVLIDVAEELRLLEYGQRLTLRGRNVLAPDATRSTGRFLFEGALHGGAQALGVAAGLQVGASADLVELDAAHPALQARQDDAWLDSWVFAARNGALRSVWRHGRQYVADGRHLQREAITTAFAAALKGVLG comes from the coding sequence ATGTCCGATTCGCGTTCCCCCCACAGATTCCATGCCGCCCACGCCCTGCTGGCCGGGGGCTGGGCCCGCGATGTCCAGCTGCAGGTGCAGGACGGCCGCATCACGGACATCCGCGCGGGCCAGGGTACGCAGCCGGGCGATACCCGGGTCGGCATCCTGGTGCCGGGCCTGCCCAACCTGCACAGCCACGCGTTCCAGCGCGGCATGGCCGGCCTGACCGAGATCGGCGGCGGTGACGGCGACAGTTTCTGGAGCTGGCGCGAGCTGATGTACCGCTTCCTGGCCCACCTGCGCCCGGACGCGGTGCAGGCCATCGCCGCCCAGGCCTATATGGAAATGCTGGAAAGTGGTTTCACCCGCGTTGGCGAATTCCACTATCTGCACCACGACGCCGACGGCCGCCCGTATGCCAACCGTGCCGAGATGAGCGCGCGGATTGCGGCGGCGGCCGAGCAGACCGGCATCGGCCTGACCCTGTTGCCGGTGTTCTATGCCCATGCCGATTTTGGCGGTGCGGCGCCGAATCCCGCGCAGCGTCGCTTGATCCACGATGTGGACGGCTTCGCGCAGCTGTTGGAGGCCGCCAAGCCGGCATTGGACGCGCTGCCCGATGCGGTGCTCGGCATCGCGCCGCACAGTCTGCGTGCAGTCACGGGCGAGGAACTGGGTGCATTGTTGCCGCTCACCGAAGGCCCGGTGCACATTCACATCGCCGAACAGGTGCGCGAAGTCGAGGCCTGCCTGGCCTGGAGCGGCCAGCGCCCGGTGCAGTGGCTGTATAACCATGTGCCGGTGGACGCGCGCTGGTGCCTGGTGCATGCCACCCACATCACCGACGACGAGCGCGCAGCCATTGTGGCCAGCCAGGCCGTGGCCGGCCTGTGCCCGATCACCGAGGCCAACCTGGGCGATGGCCTGTTCCCGATGCAGGCGTTCGCACGCGAAGGCGGTCGCTTCGGCGTCGGTTCCGATTCCAATGTGCTGATCGACGTGGCTGAAGAACTGCGCCTGCTCGAGTACGGCCAGCGCCTGACCCTGCGCGGGCGCAATGTGCTGGCCCCGGATGCCACCCGCAGCACCGGTCGCTTCCTGTTCGAGGGCGCACTGCACGGCGGTGCGCAGGCGCTGGGCGTGGCCGCCGGACTGCAGGTCGGTGCCAGTGCCGACCTGGTTGAACTGGACGCTGCGCATCCCGCGCTGCAGGCGCGACAGGACGACGCATGGCTTGACAGCTGGGTGTTCGCCGCACGTAATGGCGCGCTGCGATCGGTCTGGCGCCATGGCCGCCAGTACGTGGCCGACGGCCGCCACCTGCAGCGCGAGGCGATCACCACCGCCTTCGCCGCCGCACTGAAGGGCGTGCTGGGCTGA
- a CDS encoding restriction endonuclease, with product MLPWILALLSALFSCSLAVVYLWWIKRRQKEMQLGLQALAGMHWREFSVLVKRMLREQRGLRELNDPSEESREPSSDFLLSDGPNQWLVSCKHGLAYRIGTAAVNELGAAARLAGARGGVLLTEGRIERDGRSAAEKQAVEVLDGPRLWPLLQPYLPGDIEARVRASARHEALRRIAIAALGSVTLGLLVGLGLQGLHMEEARPVATAPIAAAPAVAPATEPAPAAAAPATAPTPSDTDARRNPNPDAATLDRYQAELARALAGKPGIASGVWLTRQTLAINRTGELDAVWPRVCEEVLHYPALRNVRIQLNARPGVDEPVRWRQCATY from the coding sequence ATGCTCCCCTGGATCCTGGCCCTGCTGTCGGCCCTGTTTAGCTGTTCCCTTGCCGTTGTCTATCTGTGGTGGATCAAGCGGCGGCAGAAGGAGATGCAACTCGGCCTGCAGGCCCTGGCCGGCATGCACTGGCGCGAATTCTCGGTACTGGTCAAGCGCATGCTGCGCGAGCAGCGTGGCCTGCGCGAACTGAATGACCCTTCCGAGGAATCCCGCGAGCCGAGCAGTGATTTCCTGCTCAGCGACGGCCCGAACCAGTGGCTGGTGTCATGCAAGCATGGCCTGGCCTACCGCATCGGCACCGCCGCGGTGAATGAACTGGGCGCGGCTGCACGCCTGGCCGGCGCCAGGGGCGGTGTGCTGCTGACCGAGGGCCGGATCGAACGCGATGGCCGCAGTGCTGCGGAAAAGCAGGCGGTTGAAGTGCTGGACGGCCCACGCCTGTGGCCACTGCTGCAACCCTACCTGCCGGGCGACATCGAAGCGCGCGTGCGCGCCAGCGCCAGGCATGAGGCGCTGCGCCGGATCGCCATAGCCGCACTGGGCTCGGTCACGCTCGGGTTGCTGGTCGGCCTGGGCCTGCAGGGGCTGCACATGGAAGAGGCCAGACCTGTTGCAACTGCACCGATAGCGGCGGCGCCTGCGGTCGCACCCGCAACCGAGCCGGCCCCGGCTGCGGCAGCGCCGGCCACTGCACCGACCCCCTCGGATACTGACGCGCGCCGCAATCCGAACCCGGATGCGGCCACCCTGGATCGCTACCAGGCCGAGCTCGCCCGTGCCCTCGCCGGCAAGCCCGGCATTGCCAGCGGCGTGTGGCTGACCCGGCAGACCCTGGCGATCAACCGCACTGGTGAACTGGACGCGGTGTGGCCACGGGTCTGCGAGGAAGTGCTGCACTACCCCGCTCTGCGCAACGTGCGCATCCAGCTCAATGCCCGCCCCGGCGTGGATGAGCCGGTGCGCTGGCGGCAGTGCGCTACGTATTGA
- the hutC gene encoding histidine utilization repressor, with the protein MKASKSATLNQRIRSDLESRILSGEWAPGFRIPYEHELMEQYGCSRMTVNKVLTALAESGMIERRRRAGSFVARQPPHLEQVALEIPDIAMEVGSRGHQYGYRLLRRELRLADAGNAGEVELAGQQKLLAMRCLHLADGRPLALEHRLISPVGVPEVLEVDFNTTAPGSWLLQNVSWTRAQHRISAWGADSATAKLLDVKPGTACLVIERLTWRGEQPITRVRQVFLGDAWDLVARFAPGAR; encoded by the coding sequence GTGAAGGCCAGCAAGTCCGCCACGCTCAACCAGCGTATCCGCAGCGATCTGGAAAGCCGCATCCTCAGCGGAGAGTGGGCGCCGGGCTTCCGTATTCCGTACGAGCACGAGCTGATGGAGCAGTACGGTTGCTCGCGGATGACGGTGAACAAGGTGCTGACCGCACTGGCCGAGAGCGGCATGATCGAGCGCCGCCGTCGCGCCGGCTCGTTCGTGGCGCGGCAGCCGCCGCACCTGGAGCAGGTGGCGCTGGAGATCCCCGATATCGCGATGGAGGTCGGCTCGCGCGGCCATCAGTATGGCTACCGCCTGCTGCGACGTGAACTGCGCCTGGCCGACGCCGGCAATGCCGGTGAAGTGGAGCTGGCCGGGCAGCAGAAGCTGCTGGCGATGCGCTGCCTGCACCTGGCCGATGGTCGCCCGCTGGCGCTGGAACACCGCTTGATCAGTCCGGTGGGCGTGCCCGAGGTGCTGGAGGTCGATTTCAACACCACCGCACCGGGCAGCTGGCTGCTGCAGAACGTGTCATGGACCCGGGCCCAGCACCGCATCAGTGCCTGGGGCGCGGACAGCGCCACGGCCAAGCTGCTGGACGTGAAGCCCGGCACCGCCTGCCTGGTGATCGAGCGCCTGACCTGGCGCGGTGAACAGCCGATCACCCGCGTGCGGCAGGTGTTCCTGGGCGACGCCTGGGATCTGGTGGCGCGCTTTGCGCCTGGGGCGCGCTAG
- the hutH gene encoding histidine ammonia-lyase yields MSNTLVLRPGHVTLAQWRQVYRGAPLALDAAALPVVRASAAAVAAIVAKGAPVYGINTGFGKLASVRIEREDLATLQRNIVLSHAAGVGEPMPASVVRLMMALKLVSLAQGASGIREDTLLLLEAMLVKGVLPVVPAQGSVGASGDLAPLSHLASVMLGVGEAFIGDERLPAVDALARAGLQPIELGAKEGLALLNGTQFSTAYALAGLFEIETVFQAALVTGALSVEAAKGSDTPFDPRIHAIRGQRGQIATAATLRTLMQGSDIRESHRDNDVRVQDPYCLRCQPQVMGAALDILRQAATTLEIEANGVSDNPLVFTDTGEALSGGNFHAEPVAFAADMLAMAVCEIGSISERRLAMLVDPALSGLPAFLTPRPGLNSGFMIPQVTAAALVSENKQRAYPASVDSIPTSANQEDHVSMAAHGARRLMQMAENAANVIGIELLAAAQGCDFHAPLRSSIALESVRATLRAQVPTLEEDRYFHPDMVTATNLVRSGALAQGLSDLLPTVEPQA; encoded by the coding sequence ATGAGCAACACCCTGGTTCTTCGCCCCGGCCACGTCACTCTCGCCCAGTGGCGGCAGGTCTATCGCGGCGCGCCGCTGGCACTGGACGCGGCCGCGCTGCCGGTGGTACGTGCCAGTGCCGCAGCCGTGGCCGCCATCGTCGCCAAGGGCGCGCCGGTCTATGGCATCAACACCGGCTTCGGCAAGCTGGCCAGCGTGCGCATCGAGCGCGAGGACCTGGCCACACTGCAGCGGAACATCGTGCTCTCGCACGCGGCAGGCGTCGGCGAGCCAATGCCGGCCAGCGTGGTGCGCCTGATGATGGCGCTGAAGCTGGTCAGCCTGGCGCAGGGTGCTTCGGGCATCCGCGAGGACACCCTGCTGCTGCTGGAAGCGATGCTGGTCAAGGGCGTGCTGCCGGTGGTGCCGGCACAGGGCTCGGTGGGCGCATCAGGCGACCTGGCACCGCTCTCGCACCTGGCCAGCGTGATGCTGGGCGTGGGCGAAGCCTTCATCGGCGACGAACGCCTGCCGGCCGTCGATGCTCTGGCACGCGCCGGTCTGCAGCCGATCGAACTGGGCGCGAAGGAAGGCCTGGCGTTGCTCAACGGCACCCAGTTCTCCACCGCCTATGCGCTGGCCGGCCTGTTCGAAATCGAGACCGTGTTCCAGGCCGCGCTGGTCACCGGTGCGCTGTCGGTGGAAGCGGCCAAGGGCTCCGATACGCCGTTCGATCCGCGCATCCACGCCATCCGTGGGCAGCGCGGGCAGATCGCCACCGCTGCCACGCTGCGCACGCTGATGCAGGGCTCGGACATCCGCGAATCGCACCGTGACAACGACGTGCGCGTGCAGGACCCGTACTGCCTGCGCTGCCAGCCGCAGGTGATGGGCGCCGCACTGGACATCCTGCGCCAGGCCGCGACCACGCTGGAAATCGAAGCCAATGGCGTGTCCGACAATCCGCTGGTGTTCACCGACACCGGCGAAGCCCTTTCCGGTGGCAACTTCCACGCCGAGCCGGTCGCCTTTGCCGCCGACATGCTGGCGATGGCGGTGTGCGAGATCGGTTCGATCAGCGAGCGCCGCCTGGCCATGCTGGTCGACCCGGCGCTGTCCGGCCTGCCGGCGTTCCTGACCCCGCGCCCGGGGCTGAATTCCGGCTTCATGATTCCGCAGGTCACCGCCGCCGCGCTGGTCTCGGAAAACAAGCAGCGCGCCTACCCCGCCAGTGTTGATTCGATCCCGACCTCGGCCAACCAGGAAGACCATGTGTCGATGGCCGCGCACGGCGCGCGCCGCCTGATGCAGATGGCTGAGAACGCGGCCAACGTGATCGGCATCGAGCTGCTGGCCGCCGCGCAGGGCTGCGACTTCCACGCCCCGCTGCGCTCCAGCATCGCGCTGGAAAGCGTGCGCGCCACCCTGCGCGCACAGGTGCCGACGCTGGAAGAAGATCGCTACTTCCACCCGGACATGGTGACCGCCACGAACCTGGTGCGCAGCGGCGCGCTGGCGCAGGGCCTGAGCGATCTGTTGCCGACCGTGGAACCGCAGGCATGA
- the hutG gene encoding N-formylglutamate deformylase, with protein sequence MNAHPEWLTVHEGDAPLIVSFPHTGSELPHDLIGHYHSPWLARRDADWWVHELYDFVRGMGATTVRSAISRSVIDLNRDPSGVSLYPGQNTTGLCPLTTFDNQPLYHAGREPDDAEIARRRDTYFLPYHDALAAQITRLRARHGTVVVYDAHSIRSHIPHLFDGELPQFNLGTAGPSGAPDTSCDNALSDVVENLLKISGMSQVRNGRFKGGWITRHYSNVAGGVHSLQMELACRGYMHEPLPDQVDEHSWPTPLDPDHAAPLRHTLAQVLNACLEFATNRSAA encoded by the coding sequence ATGAATGCCCATCCCGAATGGCTGACCGTGCACGAGGGCGACGCCCCCCTCATCGTCAGCTTCCCGCATACCGGCAGCGAGCTGCCGCATGACCTGATCGGCCACTACCACTCGCCGTGGTTGGCACGCCGCGATGCCGACTGGTGGGTGCACGAGTTGTACGACTTCGTGCGTGGCATGGGCGCAACCACCGTGCGCTCGGCGATCTCACGTTCGGTGATCGATCTCAATCGTGATCCCAGCGGTGTCTCGCTGTACCCGGGCCAGAACACCACCGGCCTGTGCCCGCTGACAACCTTCGACAACCAGCCGCTGTACCACGCCGGGCGCGAACCGGATGACGCGGAAATCGCGCGCCGCCGCGATACCTATTTCCTGCCTTACCACGATGCGCTGGCCGCGCAGATCACCCGCCTGCGCGCACGCCATGGCACCGTGGTGGTGTACGACGCGCACTCGATCCGCTCGCACATTCCACACCTGTTCGACGGCGAACTGCCGCAGTTCAACCTGGGCACCGCCGGCCCCTCCGGCGCACCGGACACCTCCTGCGACAACGCGTTGAGCGATGTAGTGGAGAACCTGCTGAAAATCAGTGGCATGAGCCAGGTGCGCAACGGCCGCTTCAAGGGCGGCTGGATCACACGCCACTACAGCAACGTCGCCGGCGGCGTGCACAGCCTGCAGATGGAACTGGCCTGCCGCGGCTACATGCACGAGCCGCTGCCCGACCAGGTGGACGAACACAGTTGGCCCACCCCGCTCGACCCCGACCACGCCGCACCGCTGCGCCACACCCTGGCGCAGGTGCTCAATGCCTGCCTTGAATTCGCAACGAACCGGAGCGCCGCATGA
- the hutI gene encoding imidazolonepropionase: MHVDTLWSNVHLITLDGDGLGVIRDGVLACADGRIVHVGTAGSDAHLQPTTRIDGEGRWISPGLIDCHTHLVYAGNRANEFEQRLQGVSYAEIARAGGGIVSTVRATRAATPEQLARESRPRLLAMRAEGVTTLEIKSGYGLTLPDERKQLQVARALGEECRVNVVTTFLGAHAIPPGREAQEYTDEVCNVMIPTIAAEGLAEAVDVFCENIAFSPAQARQVFEAARAHGLAVKIHAEQLSNQHGAELAAGFGALSADHIEHLDDAGIAAMAAAGTVAVLLPGAFYFTRDTTLPPIAALRAAGVPLALATDSNPGTSPLTSPLLAMNMGATLFRLTVDECIAGFTREAARALGHGNRIGRLAVGMDCDLAIWDIDAPADLVYRIGFNPLHARVVRGQPDLPASWSNT, encoded by the coding sequence ATGCACGTCGATACTCTCTGGTCCAACGTCCACCTGATCACCCTCGACGGCGACGGCCTGGGCGTCATCCGCGATGGCGTGCTGGCCTGCGCCGACGGACGCATCGTCCATGTCGGCACCGCCGGCAGCGATGCCCACCTGCAACCGACCACCCGCATCGACGGCGAAGGCCGCTGGATCTCGCCGGGACTGATCGACTGCCACACCCATCTGGTCTACGCCGGCAACCGCGCCAACGAGTTCGAGCAGCGCCTGCAGGGCGTCAGCTATGCGGAGATCGCCCGTGCCGGCGGCGGCATCGTCTCCACCGTACGCGCCACCCGCGCCGCCACGCCGGAACAGCTGGCCCGCGAAAGCCGCCCACGCCTGCTGGCGATGCGCGCCGAAGGCGTGACCACGCTCGAGATCAAATCCGGCTACGGCCTGACCCTGCCCGACGAACGCAAGCAGTTGCAGGTGGCGCGTGCGCTGGGCGAGGAATGCCGGGTCAACGTGGTGACCACCTTCCTCGGCGCACATGCCATCCCGCCGGGCCGCGAGGCACAGGAGTACACCGACGAGGTGTGCAACGTGATGATTCCGACCATCGCCGCCGAAGGCCTGGCCGAAGCGGTGGACGTGTTCTGCGAGAACATCGCCTTCTCGCCCGCACAGGCGCGGCAGGTGTTCGAGGCGGCACGTGCCCACGGGCTGGCGGTGAAGATCCATGCCGAGCAGCTGAGCAACCAGCATGGCGCCGAACTGGCGGCCGGCTTCGGTGCACTCTCGGCCGACCATATCGAACACCTCGATGACGCCGGCATCGCGGCAATGGCCGCCGCCGGCACCGTCGCAGTGCTGCTGCCCGGCGCCTTCTATTTCACCCGCGATACCACCCTGCCGCCGATCGCGGCGCTGCGTGCGGCCGGGGTGCCGCTGGCGCTGGCCACCGACAGCAACCCGGGCACCTCGCCCCTGACCAGCCCGCTGCTGGCGATGAACATGGGCGCCACCCTGTTCCGCCTGACCGTGGACGAGTGCATCGCCGGCTTCACCCGTGAAGCGGCGCGTGCACTGGGCCATGGCAACCGTATCGGCCGACTGGCCGTGGGCATGGACTGCGACCTGGCGATCTGGGACATCGACGCCCCCGCCGACCTGGTCTATCGCATTGGATTCAACCCGCTGCACGCGCGCGTGGTGCGCGGACAGCCCGACCTGCCTGCCTCCTGGAGCAACACATGA
- a CDS encoding type II toxin-antitoxin system HicA family toxin, whose translation MKSRELIRDLEAAGWTCRRIRGSHHVFVHPQCPHIITVPHPRKDLGKGLVLALRKLAGLT comes from the coding sequence ATGAAGAGCAGGGAGCTCATCCGGGATCTGGAAGCGGCAGGTTGGACCTGTCGGCGGATTCGCGGATCCCATCATGTATTCGTGCACCCGCAGTGCCCTCACATCATCACCGTGCCTCATCCAAGGAAGGATCTGGGAAAGGGGCTGGTGCTGGCGTTGCGGAAGCTCGCAGGGCTGACGTAG
- a CDS encoding FHA domain-containing protein: MQNLLVHFSQQQQPDQPLRPGVQRIVRQANGSVRLGDAGNGALLLAQFCMDDRGLWLQVGNGIRGIHVNGRPVRRMALLRAGDAVYVDGVEMVLQGEVESLLQAPAPKNEEVSDEQQRLLRGVGGLHHGRGFNLSRARLIGRGSEADIAIDDPAFAEQHARVEVHGERVLLRDLGSADGTRVNGVAVRHCWLQAGDQVVFDGQHRFVLEVPHDPRRRPLPAEAESGQDAEQAPVLPAVPRKVRRWPWLLVSALLLAALLSLLLWFGAR, translated from the coding sequence GTGCAGAACCTGCTTGTTCACTTCAGTCAGCAACAACAGCCCGACCAGCCCCTGCGGCCCGGGGTGCAGCGCATCGTGCGCCAGGCCAACGGCAGCGTGCGGCTCGGCGACGCCGGCAACGGCGCCCTGCTGCTGGCGCAGTTCTGCATGGACGACCGCGGCCTCTGGCTGCAGGTCGGCAACGGTATCCGCGGCATCCACGTGAACGGCCGGCCGGTGCGCCGGATGGCCCTGTTGCGTGCAGGCGACGCAGTGTATGTGGATGGCGTGGAGATGGTGCTGCAGGGTGAGGTCGAAAGCCTGTTGCAGGCGCCGGCGCCGAAAAACGAAGAGGTCAGCGACGAACAGCAGCGCCTGCTGCGCGGTGTCGGTGGCCTCCATCATGGGCGCGGCTTCAATCTGTCGCGGGCCCGCCTGATTGGCCGCGGCAGCGAGGCCGACATCGCCATCGATGACCCGGCGTTCGCCGAGCAGCACGCCCGCGTAGAAGTGCACGGCGAGCGCGTACTGCTTCGCGACCTGGGCAGTGCCGACGGTACCCGGGTCAACGGCGTGGCCGTGCGCCACTGCTGGCTGCAGGCCGGCGACCAGGTCGTGTTCGATGGCCAGCACCGTTTCGTGCTGGAAGTGCCGCACGACCCGCGCCGTCGGCCGCTGCCGGCCGAGGCCGAGTCCGGCCAGGACGCGGAGCAGGCGCCGGTGCTGCCGGCCGTGCCGCGCAAGGTCCGGCGCTGGCCGTGGCTGCTGGTCAGTGCGCTGCTGCTGGCCGCACTGCTCAGCCTGCTGCTCTGGTTCGGCGCGCGCTGA
- a CDS encoding phasin family protein gives MNRYENDDRRDDDASFGDQAERFSRKLSDSAQQVWLAGLGALGRAQAEGSRFFDGLVKEGEAWESRRRERSGEQGPGWRDNVESSLDEAREKASGTWNKVEKAFDDQVQGVLKRLHVPTADEVTALEARIDALHARLAKLENRAASGGDAPAPGSHQSPDSVP, from the coding sequence ATGAACCGCTACGAAAACGACGACCGCCGCGACGACGACGCCTCTTTCGGTGACCAGGCCGAGCGCTTCTCGCGCAAGCTGAGCGACTCGGCCCAGCAGGTCTGGCTGGCCGGCCTTGGCGCACTCGGACGTGCCCAGGCCGAAGGCAGCCGTTTCTTTGATGGCCTGGTGAAGGAAGGCGAGGCCTGGGAGTCGCGCCGCCGTGAACGCAGCGGCGAGCAGGGCCCGGGCTGGCGTGACAACGTGGAATCGTCGCTGGACGAAGCCCGCGAAAAGGCCTCCGGCACCTGGAACAAGGTCGAAAAGGCCTTCGACGACCAGGTGCAGGGCGTCCTCAAGCGCCTGCATGTACCCACCGCCGACGAAGTGACGGCGCTGGAAGCCCGCATTGATGCCCTGCATGCGCGCCTGGCCAAGCTGGAGAACCGCGCCGCCTCCGGCGGCGACGCTCCCGCCCCGGGCAGCCATCAGTCACCGGACAGCGTGCCCTGA
- the hutU gene encoding urocanate hydratase, whose amino-acid sequence MTRNDPSRTIAAPTGTTLNAKSWLTEAPLRMLMNNLHPDVAERPQELVVYGGIGRAARDWESFDAIVETLKRLDDDQTLLVQSGKPVGVFRTHADAPRVLIANSNLVPRWANWDHFNELDKKGLAMYGQMTAGSWIYIGAQGIVQGTYETFVEMGRQHFGGDLTGKWLFTGGLGGMGGAQPLAAVMAGASCLAVECRKSSIDMRLRTGYLDTWTDNLDEALRLIDESCKAGTPKSVGLLGNVADVLAELLKRGVKPDLLTDQTSAHDPVNGYLPQGWTVEQWDDKRVSAPKEVEKAARASMANHIRAMLGFHALGVPTVDYGNNLRQMALEEGVENAFDFPGFVPAYIRPLFCRGIGPFRWAALSGDPEDIAKTDAKVKELIPDNPHLHRWLDMAAEKIKFQGLPARICWVGLGDRDRLGLAFNEMVANGELKAPVVIGRDHLDSGSVASPNRETEAMADGSDAVSDWPLLNALLNTASGATWVSLHHGGGVGMGFSQHAGMVIVCDGTDAAAKRIGRVLWNDPATGVMRHADAGYEIAIDCAKEKGLDLPGILG is encoded by the coding sequence ATGACCCGCAACGACCCGTCCCGCACCATTGCCGCGCCGACCGGCACCACGCTCAACGCCAAAAGCTGGCTGACCGAAGCGCCGCTGCGCATGCTGATGAACAACCTGCACCCGGACGTGGCCGAACGGCCGCAGGAACTGGTGGTGTACGGCGGCATCGGCCGCGCCGCGCGCGATTGGGAGAGCTTCGATGCGATCGTCGAAACGCTCAAGCGCCTGGACGACGACCAGACCCTGCTGGTGCAGTCGGGCAAGCCGGTGGGCGTGTTCCGCACCCACGCCGACGCACCGCGCGTGCTGATCGCCAATTCCAACCTGGTGCCGCGCTGGGCCAACTGGGACCACTTCAACGAGCTGGATAAGAAGGGCCTGGCCATGTACGGCCAGATGACCGCCGGCAGCTGGATCTACATCGGCGCGCAGGGCATCGTGCAGGGCACCTACGAGACCTTCGTGGAGATGGGCCGCCAGCACTTCGGTGGCGACCTGACCGGCAAGTGGCTGTTCACCGGCGGCCTGGGCGGCATGGGCGGCGCGCAGCCGCTGGCCGCGGTGATGGCCGGCGCCTCGTGCCTGGCCGTCGAGTGCCGCAAGAGCAGCATCGACATGCGCCTGCGCACCGGTTACCTGGATACCTGGACCGACAACCTAGACGAAGCGCTGCGCCTGATCGACGAATCGTGCAAGGCCGGTACGCCCAAGTCGGTAGGCCTGCTCGGCAACGTCGCCGATGTGTTGGCCGAACTGCTCAAGCGCGGCGTGAAGCCCGACCTGCTGACCGACCAGACCTCCGCGCACGACCCGGTGAACGGCTACCTGCCGCAGGGCTGGACCGTCGAGCAGTGGGACGACAAGCGCGTATCCGCTCCCAAGGAAGTGGAGAAGGCTGCACGCGCGTCGATGGCCAACCACATCCGCGCCATGCTCGGCTTCCACGCGCTGGGCGTGCCGACCGTGGACTACGGCAACAACCTGCGGCAGATGGCGCTGGAAGAAGGCGTGGAGAACGCGTTCGACTTCCCCGGTTTCGTGCCGGCCTATATCCGTCCGCTGTTCTGCCGCGGCATCGGCCCATTCCGCTGGGCGGCATTGAGCGGTGACCCGGAAGACATCGCCAAGACCGATGCCAAGGTGAAGGAACTGATTCCGGACAACCCGCACCTGCATCGCTGGCTGGACATGGCCGCCGAGAAGATCAAGTTCCAGGGCCTGCCGGCGCGCATCTGCTGGGTCGGCCTGGGCGACCGTGATCGCCTCGGCCTGGCCTTCAACGAGATGGTCGCCAACGGCGAACTGAAGGCGCCGGTGGTGATCGGCCGTGACCACTTGGACAGCGGCAGCGTGGCATCGCCGAACCGCGAAACCGAAGCCATGGCCGACGGCTCCGATGCAGTGTCCGACTGGCCACTGCTGAACGCCCTGCTCAACACCGCCAGCGGCGCCACCTGGGTGTCGCTGCATCACGGCGGCGGCGTCGGCATGGGCTTCTCGCAGCACGCCGGCATGGTGATCGTCTGCGACGGCACCGATGCGGCGGCCAAGCGTATCGGCCGCGTGCTGTGGAACGACCCGGCCACCGGCGTGATGCGCCATGCCGATGCCGGCTATGAGATCGCGATTGACTGCGCGAAGGAAAAGGGACTGGATCTGCCGGGAATCCTGGGCTGA